A stretch of the Vigna radiata var. radiata cultivar VC1973A chromosome 9, Vradiata_ver6, whole genome shotgun sequence genome encodes the following:
- the LOC106773816 gene encoding TMV resistance protein N: MGSSIPSQEFASSSSKLPWMYDVLINFTGDKIRNKFVSHLDSALSSVGFTTFLHHHNAVKPMHIQQQQPILDLCRVAIVVFTKTYSQSAWCLYELQQIIEWHEFYCRHVLPVYYEISPSDVRLQKGDFGKAFEATACQTFSRQQLEHGISRWSHALTKAANFFGWDESNYRSDAELVDKIVKTVLNLSVLSATKFPVGLQPKVQDLXRTIKXKSTEVCTIGICGMEGSGKTTLAKAIYHQIHGTFTEKSFIEVTLEGKGIRSCVSLQEQLLSDVLKTKVKIPGDEMGRCMIRERLNGKRVLIVLDDVNQYGPLDLWETSSCFGEGTVIIITTRDEYLLRRHQADSVFRINLMNENESLELLSWHAFREAKPKEEYDYLARRVIFHCRGLPLTLEVIGAYLFETSRKKWEVVWYKLGKIPYDNVQLILKISIDGLRNEMEKALFLDVCRFFVGKSKAYVTKILDGCKVDVDNGIRVLIERNLIKLKRNNKFGMHHLLPGMAMQIVAQEHPSYAREETDVFWRFPDKLFSTGKDCFKPYPLEIRHKSRVLKLAGNHGYLRNSSEFVAYDFNLYDDAVSIDLRHSLLGHDWKKLQVLAWLKVLNLSHSKYLTKTPDFSRLPSLEQLILKDCPRLRQLHQSIGCLCNLTLLNLKDCICLSNLPRKIYMLKSLKTLILSGCSKIYLMEKDIVQMESLISLISENTAIKQVPFSIVSSRNIGYISLHRFEGLSRNLFHFIIRSRMSLTINPLSYIHSFMDTEDNSWDVIAPFFSSLVNLRSVLVHCDPEFQLSQQVKTILVEYGVNITESRISKHCFRSSLVGVGRYNEFLSTVLESSESGDVSLPSDNDPYWLAHIGEGHSVSFTVPQDRVMKGIVLYVVYLSTPGIVTTECFTSVLIVNYTKSTLLMHNHGTVISFNDEDCHDIMSNLGSGDKVEIFVTFGHRLMVKNTAVYLICCESQDLEREPALNKNSLITFFKKIVM, translated from the exons ATGGGCTCATCGATTCCTTCCCAGGAATTTGCCTCTTCATCATCCAAACTCCCATGGATGTACGATGTGCTCATCAACTTTACCGGAGACAAAATCCGTAACAAATTTGTTTCCCATCTAGATTCTGCCCTTTCTAGTGTTGGATTTACCACTTTTCTTCACCACCACAATGCAGTGAAGCCAATGCAcatccaacaacaacaacctatTCTGGATCTCTGTCGAGTAGCAATTGTTGTTTTCACCAAAACCTACTCTCAATCTGCTTGGTGTCTTTATGAACTTCAACAAATCATTGAATGGCACGAATTTTATTGCCGACATGTTTTGCCCGTATATTACGAAATTTCACCATCTGATGTACGTCTTCAGAAGGGTGATTTTGGAAAAGCCTTCGAAGCTACTGCATGTCAAACCTTTTCAAGACAACAACTCGAGCATGGGATATCCAGGTGGAGCCACGCACTCACCAAAGCAGCAAATTTCTTTGGATGGGATGAGAGCAATTACAG GAGCGATGCTGAACTAGTAGACAAAATTGTTAAGACTGTTCTTAATTTATCAGTCTTATCTGCTACTAAATTTCCAGTTGGATTACAACCCAAGGTACAAGATCTTNTTCGAACTATCAAANATAAATCCACGGAAGTTTGTACAATAGGGATATGTGGAATGGAAGGATCTGGTAAAACCACCCTTGCCAAAGCTATCTACCATCAAATTCATGGTACATTCACGGAGAAAAGTTTCATTGAAGTTACTCTAGAAGGTAAAGGAATAAGAAGTTGTGTTAGTTTACAAGAACAACTTCTTTCAGATGTCTTAAAAACAAAGGTGAAAATACCTGGAGATGAGATGGGAAGATGTATGATTCGAGAAAGACTTAATGGGAAAAGGGTGCTCATTGTACTTGACGATGTGAATCAGTATGGTCCATTAGACCTGTGGGAAACTAGTTCATGCTTCGGTGAAGGTACTGTAATAATCATTACAACAAGAGATGAATACCTACTTAGGAGACATCAAGCTGACTCTGTTTTTCGGATAAATCTAATGAACGAAAACGAGTCTCTTGAGCTTCTTAGTTGGCACGCATTTAGAGaagcaaaaccaaaagaagaataCGATTACCTGGCAAGAAGAGTAATTTTTCATTGTAGAGGACTACCTCTGACTCTTGAAGTCATTGGAGCTTATTTATTTGAAACGAGCAGAAAAAAATGGGAAGTTGTATGGTATAAATTAGGGAAAATTCCGTATGACAATGTTCAactgatattaaaaataagcatTGATGGTTTACGCAATGAAATGGAAAAAGCTTTATTCCTTGATGTTTGTAGATTCTTTGTTGGTAAAAGCAAAGCTTATGTTACGAAGATCCTAGACGGCTGTAAAGTAGACGTTGATAATGGAATAAGAGTTTTGATAGAGCGTAACCtcataaaacttaaaagaaacaataaatttgGAATGCATCATTTGCTACCAGGAATGGCAATGCAAATTGTTGCTCAAGAGCATCCATCATATGCACGGGAAGAGACTGAT GTCTTTTGGAGATTTCCTGATAAACTGTTTTCAACCGGAAAAGATTGCTTCAAACCTTATCCTTTGGAGATAAGACACAAATCAAGAGTGCTGAAACTCGCTGGAAATCATGGGTACCTTCGGAATTCTTCAGAATTCGTAGCTTACGACTTTAATCTGTATGATGATGCAGTATCGATTGATTTAAGACACAGTTTGCTTGGACACGACTGGAAAAAACTGCAG GTTTTGGCGTGGCTAAAAGTCCTGAATCTTAGTCATTCCAAGTACTTAACAAAAACTCCTGACTTTTCGAGACTTCCAAGTCTTGAACAACTCATTCTCAAAGATTGCCCTAGATTGCGCCAATTACACCAATCTATTGGATGTCTTTGCAATCTTACACTGCTAAATTTGAAGGACTGCATATGTCTAAGCAATCTCCCGAGAAAGATATATATGTTGAAATCTTTAAAAACTCTCATTCTCTCTGGTTGTTCGAAGATTTATCTAATGGAAAAGGATATAGTCCAAATGGAATCCTTGATATCTCTAATTTCTGAAAATACAGCCATTAAACAAGTGCCTTTTTCAATTGTAAGCTCAAGAAACATTGGATATATATCTTTACATCGATTTGAGGGACTGTCAcgtaatctttttcattttatcattcGGTCTCGGATGTCACTAACAATCAATCCCCTGTCTTATATTCATTCGTTCATGGATACGGAGGATAATAGTTGGGATGTTATCGCACCATTCTTTAGCAGCCTTGTAAATCTTCGAAGCGTTTTGGTTCACTGTGACCCCGAGTTTCAACTATCTCAGCAAGTGAAAACTATTCTGGTTGAATATGGCGTGAATATTACAGAatcaagaatttcaaagcaTTGCTTCAGGTCTTCTTTGGTTGGTGTTGGAAGATACAATGAATTCTTAAGTACT GTATTGGAAAGCAGTGAGTCAGGTGATGTTTCTCTTCCAAGTGACAATGATCCTTATTGGTTGGCCCATATAGGTGAGGGACATTCTGTTTCGTTCACTGTGCCTCAAGATCGTGTCATGAAGGGAATAGTTTTGTATGTTGTTTATTTATCAACCCCGGGAATCGTGACAACTGAATGTTTTACAAGTGTCTTAATTGTTAATTACACAAAGTCCACACTACTTATGCACAACCATGGCACAGTAATTTCCTTTAATGATGAAGATTGCCATGATATAATGTCAAATTTAGGATCAGGAGACAAGGTGGAGATTTTTGTGACTTTTGGTCATAGATTAATGGTCAAGAACACAGCTGTCTATTTGATATGTTGTGAATCACAAGACTTGGAAAGAGAGCCTGCGCTTAACAAAAATTCCCTCATTACattctttaagaaaattgtaATGTGA
- the LOC106773317 gene encoding TMV resistance protein N: protein MSYTSSSSKSKLRWIYDVFISFRGEDTRKNFVSHLYSALANAGVNTFLDDEKLAKGQQLKTELFHAIEGSQISIVVLSENYIYSTWCLDELVKIMECHAFRGQVVLPVFYGVFPRFLRNLNDVSFEVGDLHRVKQWKKALGEVAGFAGWDVSNYRNENFVVKEIVSEVLERLDRTYMSITDFPVGLECRVEHCIGLLRKETRGAYILGIWGMGGIGKTTIAKAIYNEIRYEFKHKSFLANXREVWQRDQGQIDLQERLLSDILKTEKVKVYSSDWGKAMIKETLCTKRVLVVLDDVNTLEQLSALCGNGNGIVQGSVIIITTRDVRLLNVLEVDHVYEVEEMNEIESLELFSWHAFEEANPPEDFLELSKQVVTYCGALPLALEVLGSYLYKRKEKEWQSVLSKLKEIPNDKIQEKLKISYDGLSDHTEKDIFLDICCGTGVIEGLALKMQRTSGVCFGTETFGNMKRLRLLKLDNVQVAGDYGHLPKQLRWVDWKAFSLTHIPENFYQENIVAIDLKYSYLKLVWKVPQFLERLKFLNLSHSKYLSKTPDFSKLPNLEKLILKDCPSLYEVHHSIGDLXNLLLLNXKXCTCLGNLPMVIYKXKSLQTLILSGCSNIDKLEEDIGQMESLTTLIADNTSLKQVPFAIVRSKQIGYISLCGYEGLARDVFPSLIWTLMSHTRGTLSCFQPFGIMPTSIVSMNIQDNNLVNLLSKVGEFSKLRSISVQCDSDFQLTQELRTILHKLCNINSSEPESAYQSQIPENSMASYLIGMGSYQQVFDMLSNSISKVLRTNSGTDFVLPGDNYPYWLAYTGEGYSVPFQVPEDSDCRMKGMLLCVVYSSTPDNMATQNLTNVFIFNYTKCTIQIYKQATTMFFSDEDWQGVISNLGPGDNVEIFVGVGDGITAKKTAVYLIYGQSITMRMESLGLSAQESPELSVILSPKMSAQPTTDVEMKAKKPKKNIFAKIRNIVRVCSCLE from the exons ATGTCTTACACTTCATCATCCTCAAAATCTAAGCTCCGATGGATATACGATGTGTTCATCAGTTTCCGCGGGGAAGACACTCGTAAGAATTTCGTTTCTCATCTCTATTCCGCTCTTGCAAATGCCGGGGTCAACACTTTTCTGGACGATGAGAAGCTAGCCAAGGGACAACAGCTGAAAACAGAACTGTTTCATGCAATAGAAGGCTCTCAAATTTCCATTGTTGTTTTATCCGAAAACTACATTTACTCTACATGGTGTCTCGACGAACTAGTCAAAATCATGGAATGCCATGCTTTTAGAGGTCAAGTGGTTTTACCCGTGTTTTACGGCGTTTTCCCTAGGTTTCTACGTAACCTCAACGATGTTTCTTTCGAAGTTGGTGACCTCCACCGGGTGAAACAATGGAAGAAAGCGCTGGGCGAAGTAGCAGGTTTTGCAGGGTGGGATGTTTCAAATTACAG AAATGAAAACTTTGTTGTGAAGGAAATTGTTAGTGAAGTTTTGGAAAGACTAGATAGAACATACATGTCTATTACAGACTTTCCAGTTGGATTGGAATGTCGTGTGGAACATTGTATTGGCCTTCTAAGAAAGGAAACAAGAGGAGCTTATATATTAGGGATTTGGGGAATGGGAGGGATTGGTAAAACAACCATAGCCAAAGCCATCTACAATGAAATTCGATatgaatttaaacataaaagtttCCTAGCAAATATNAGAGAAGTTTGGCAAAGAGATCAAGGGCAGATTGATTTACAAGAACGACTTCTTTCAGATATCCTGAAAACAGAAAAGGTGAAGGTTTATAGCAGTGATTGGGGAAAAGCAATGATCAAGGAAACGCTTTGCACCAAAAGAGTACTTGTTGTACTCGATGATGTAAATACATTAGAACAATTAAGTGCACTATGTGGAAATGGTAATGGGATTGTTCAAGGAAGTGTAATAATCATTACAACAAGAGATGTACGTCTACTCAATGTTCTTGAAGTTGACCATGTATATGAAGTGGAGGAAATGAATGAGATTGAGTCCCTTGAGCTTTTCAGTTGGCATGCTTTTGAGGAAGCAAATCCACCAGAAGATTTCCTTGAACTCTCAAAACAAGTAGTCACTTACTGTGGAGCACTACCTCTAGCTCTTGAAGTTCTTGGATCTTATCtatataagagaaaagaaaaagagtggcAAAGTGTAttatcaaaactaaaagaaataccAAATGATAAAATACAAGAGAAGTTGAAAATAAGCTATGATGGTTTAAGCGATCATACGGAGAAGGACATATTCCTTGACATATGTTGC GGAACAGGAGTCATTGAGGGATTGGCTTTGAAGATGCAAAGAACCAGTGGAGTTTGTTTTGGTACTGAAACATTTGGGAATATGAAGAGACTGAGACTTTTGAAACTTGATAATGTACAAGTAGCTGGAGATTATGGGCATCTTCCCAAACAACTGAGATGGGTTGATTGGAAAGCATTTTCATTAACCCACATACCTGAAAACTTTTATCAGGAAAATATAGTTGCTATTGACTTAAAATACAGTTATCTTAAACTAGTATGGAAGGTGCCTCAG TTTCTGGAGAGGCTAAAATTTCTCAATCTTAGTCATTCCAAGTACTTATCAAAGACCCCAGATTTTTCAAAACTACCAAATCTTGAGAAGCTCATTCTCAAAGATTGTCCNAGCTTGTATGAAGTACACCATTCAATTGGAGATCTAANTAACCTCCTTCTTCTAAACNTGAAGNATTGTACATGCCTAGGCAATCTTCCTATGGTAATCTATAAGTTNAAGTCATTACAAACNCTCATCCTTTCTGGTTGTTCAAATATTGACAAGTTAGAAGAAGACATAGGGCAGATGGAATCCTTAACAACTCTAATTGCAGACAATACTAGTCTAAAACAAGTGCCTTTTGCCATAGTAAGATCCAAACAGATTGGATATATATCCCTTTGTGGATATGAAGGATTGGCACGAGATGTATTTCCTTCTCTCATATGGACTTTGATGTCACATACAAGAGGAACTTTATCCTGTTTTCAACCATTTGGGATCATGCCAACATCTATAGTCTCCATGAATATACAGGATAATAATTTGGTTAACCTATTATCAAAAGTAGGTGAATTTTCAAAACTTCGAAGTATTTCTGTACAATGCGACTCAGATTTTCAACTAACTCAAGAACTAAGAACAATTCTCCATAAGTTATGCAATATAAACTCTTCTGAACCGGAAAGTGCATATCAATCACAAATTCCAGAAAATTCTATGGCATCGTATTTGATTGGAATGGGAAGCTACCAGCAAGTCTTCGATATGCTTAGCAATAGCATATCAAAG GTATTGAGAACCAACAGTGGTACTGATTTTGTGCTTCCAGGGGACAATTATCCTTATTGGTTAGCCTATACAGGGGAAGGTTATTCAGTACCATTTCAAGTTCCTGAAGATAGTGATTGTCGCATGAAGGGAATGCTGTTGTGTGTTGTTTATTCATCAACCCCTGATAACATGGCAACTCAAAATCTTACTAATGTCTTCATCTTTAATTACACAAAGTGCACCATTCAGATATATAAGCAAGCAACAACAATGTTCTTTAGCGATGAAGACTGGCAGGGTGTAATATCAAATCTAGGACCCGGAGACAACGTGGAGATTTTTGTAGGTGTTGGTGATGGAATCACTGCTAAGAAAACAGCCGTGTATCTGATATATGGTCAGTCAATTACAATGAGAATGGAGTCACTTGGACTGAGTGCACAAGAATCACCTGAGCTGAGTGTGATTCTGTCACCTAAAATGAGTGCACAACCAACCACTGATGTAGAAATGAAGGCGAAGAAAccgaagaaaaatatatttgcaaAAATTAGAAACATTGTTAGAGTATGTTCATGTTTGGAGTAG